The window ggttaaaatagAACATGTATTCAAACCTTAAACCTAAAGTTATGGAATTGTAATATagtatagatttaaaattatcagATTTAACTTCGAAGACCGTAAGCAAAAACCACATGCAACTTCTAACAAGTTACAAATAGAAGTACGTCTTCTTTCATTGCAAGCTACAATCGCTcaagtaagaaacaaaagttTTGTTACTAGTAGAAGAGTTCGAACAATAAATGTTTGTCATTAAAAGTAACGCATATCAATCAAGAACATAgtttcaaacaataataagaCGACACCTTATAATATGGAACTTTCAAATCTTTATTGGTTATTAACTTACACAGATCTATAAGAGAAATTCTCTAGAGAAATTGAATGGGTTGAGGATtgtaaaagagagaaaacaatGAAGAAATTCTCATTACTTTGCAAATTCAACTCACAGCCAAAGTCAGAAACATGGTGTGTCCTTGGAATCTGTAAGGAAAAACTGGAAGAATCAATAACTCCAACTcagaaaaattaagtatttacaaaacaaGCAGTTATGTGTAATTGTTGCATGAATTCCTTCTACCTCTTCTTGCTTTTTTAACAATCCACCACCTCACATCcaacttccaatttcaatttaagtcTCTTTGACTCTCTCTCTCGCTCTCTATGCAAACGGTACTCATGGCCAAAGCAATGAAAGCCAATCAAGGAGAGAAACAAGGGGGGTGTACAGcccaattattaaaaaatatcaaatttttctaGATCCCCCTCGTTGGTTATAGTCATGCTTGATAAGATTTGCTCTCAGTAGCATCGATCGGACTTCGCGGTCGAACTCGCTTCCGGACTGTAAGACCCTTTGGAAGGTTGCATTCCTCTGATCCGCATGCCGTGCGTAAAGAATTTTATTGTGTGAGTCAATTCTTGCCTGCATTCCATTGGAAATAGTTAAATGATACACTATTATcgatttgaatatttgttcaGTACCTCACAAAAATTCATTGGATACAAAGTGTGTTACACGACAAACATCATTAAGTCGATAAAAGCTGGTTAGGAAAGGTACAGATATGGAAAGATAGAGAGGTAGTGGTAGATTAATTGCATCTAGGAGTTGGGGCAAGCCAATAACTTTTGAAGCGCCAAAAGGCAAAGAGAAGAGGAGGGAAGTTCCGGACTTGAGAACAGCTTCCAACAATTGAGAAACCATAAATGAGGCCCATTTgattgttgtttgtttgttttttgagGAAAGTTAAGCATATAAACCCTGCTTTCACTCTTAGGTTTCTTTAAGTTGTTATCTAGTCTTTGAGAACGTTTTCACAATACAAGTTATGAAAactagaagaaagaaagaacaaaacaaaaaattaaattcgtTTGATAACCATTCTGTTTCTAAAAACCTGTGCCTAGTTACTTACAATTTCTACAGCGTGATTTTCACCATTCTTATAAACTAATTCCTAAcctaaataaaagaaataattgtgagttttttaaaactactgtttataagtttataaaatttggcTTAGATTTTAAgaactttttctaaaatatagctaacaaaataaataaatacattgttGAAATTAGTATTTATAAGCTACAATTTCAATAGCAAAATAGTTGTCTAACAAGGAGctaaataatattcttttataccTCGCACTTAGCTAGTGAGTCAGAATCAATTCCCTCGGATTTCTAGCTCAGTTTAGATATCCAtaattttcaaccttttcCGGGCTGGACTTGGGTAAACCGATGATTTGGGCAATGGTTAGTGAAAACTTTGGTCAATTTTCTACCTTTGGtcttaatattaataatttccGCACTTTTAGGAAATTGAACTCCCCAAAATCAAATAGTTCAAATCCTTTGAATTATGAAGTCATAAAGCATTTAAGTGACCCTactgtcatttaaaatatgccAAAATCACTTAAGTAGTTGATCGAATCCATCCTACCAAATTATGTGGTTAATAGGTTCGATGGTGCACTTTcccttaaaaaaatttgctcCCCAGTCCTGCTCTAAGGCCCAAACTTCGGAGACATCAGGAGTTATCACCCAAACATTCAAACATGAGACATCTAGGTAGGTGGTAGCAGTAGACAGAATATGTCCCTAAGCCAACCTTGGCGGCTAGGTTCAAGGGTGAAGCTGATTTGATCCGAGTTAATCAATAATCAGTTGCATGGTTTGTGGGGGTGGGTCTAACTGACTAAGATTTAGTCATCATCAAGATAATTTCAGGTAACCAGATATATCAGATGCAACTATGCAATTGTGAAAATAGCTGAAAGGAATGCATATTTCATTATCACGTGAACACATAAACCTAGTTACAAGTACACAGCAAGCAGTGGAATGGTTCCAAAACCTCGTAATAAATTCTCTGGCagattataaatttatcaatcCCTCACGAAACAtttcaaacaacaacaatatataaaaataaaaacagaataaaaaaaagatggtaGGAAAGAAACCTGGATTTGGTTATTAGTGATTAGTGTCTCAAGCTCTTTCTCAAGACCAGCCACACTTGTTTTAAAAGCATTGGCCATCATGTGGAGGTCAACAGACACAAATGGGAGTGTGTATTGGATGAGAGCCTTGTGACGTATTTGATCATAGAGTGTCTCAACATGGTCATGTAAATGAATGTCAAGCAATAAGTTAGGCTTAAGATTCCCAAGGTAGTCTAGGCATGATGCATAATGGctgcaaagaaaaatgaacatttcATCATGAGAGGAAAAACAGACAAATAGATATCTTTCCGTACAAACTACTGAGGGTAATATAGGAGCATCAGAGCATACAAGGTAACCCGTATAAGCAATTACTAAAACATCTGAGGTATGTCTAGTCcaatttatgatttatgttCATGAAATGATGGTTTCAGGTGATGTTATGTAACTAAGGCTAGAGATAGATGTCTTTGCAAAGATTAGTGACAACTGCTTATTACAATGTATAAAAACTCCACAAACCTTGAGTAGAAATCATTGATCAGCTCTCGGACTACAGGAACCAACTCTAAGAAATTTCGAAAGTTGACATTGTCTATAACTTTGGACTGCCAGATTAAAACAATTAGTCAGAAAAATAAGCAAGTCACTTGCCTTTCATTCCATAGGGAACATGATTAgcaggaaaaagaaacaaagaatatGTGCCTTTAGCTCTGAGCGGTCAAAAGTTGCAAGTGCACAAAGACCACCATATGTTGCAACATCCTGAGGTGCAATCACTTCATTATAATGATTTCCTAGTTCAGGACCTGTCTCCAAAAACTGCAAATATAACAAGGAATCACATAAttgaaatgtaaaagaaacCCCTTCAACACCACAATCAACGTTAATAGACGTTTAGCAGAACTCAAGTGCAAAATATAGATTAGATATTGGGATACAATAAAGAAAACCTATGATGATCGTGTTGTTTTTTACTCCAGATCAATACACAGACACAACTTATAAATGATATAAGATTAAAGCATGATCATATGCACTCTCCGTATGGGAACTTCCAAAGAAAGCTAGTTTTAAGAAGGTCGATATAATTCGAACAAACAGAACTACTGGATCATAATGTGCATACGAAAACAAACCTTGCGAGCAGCAAGTTTGTACTTCTTTGCTTCCAAGTGGGCCAATCCAGCAGCACAACGAAGCTTTGCACTAGTAATTGCATCAAGGGCCTCCGGGGTCTGTTCTGCTTTGCTGACATAACTCGTGACATGAGTAAACTGGCCCATCTCTATGCTGACAAGAATTGCGCTCATGCACATATGAATGATATGCTTTGATGTAGTACAATAATCACGCGTACGAACATAACTTTTAAAAGCATCACCAAGTGCACCGTGAGCATAATAAAAATCCCCAAAATCATTATATCCCATCCTTAtactttcttttatcaaattagtcTGCAAAAAGTAACAacagaaacaaattaaaaacgGAAACCAGAAAATTCCTAAAGAAGTTGCTAACTATACAGCATCCAGATTTTCAAACGAATTGTTTTCCCTTTTTAGTACATAACTTCAATTCGAGCATTTGCTATGAAACTTGAGTTATAAACCCCTCTCGTTGACAAGAGAACAACAGCAGAATTACACTAATAGAAAGTGGGAAAGTTGAAATCAAACGTAATGTACCCTATACGCATTGAGCTCATTCTCAAGCTTATCTTTCCTCTGTTCAGCCCTCCGCTCAACCATCTCACACCAAGCGGCATCCATCCCATAGTTAGGCCCCAACCTACCGTCAATCTTCGGCACAACTTCCCTGAACAACAAAGCGTTCTCGCCCTTCTTAATCTCGTCGTAAGCCATGCGAAGCGCCTCGAGCTGCATCGTGTGGTTAGTCTCGGCGCCGCAGTGGTCAGCGATGAAGATAAGGCGAGTGATCTTGGTACGACCCGAGTAGAGACTAGCATAAGCTTCAATGTCGAGCTGTTCGCCAGTAATAATGGGTCTATTGCGGTTGTGGTCGTCGGAGGTAGTGCCGTTGGCGTGGATCTCGTCTTCGACCATCGTTGCGCTGCCAGAGGGCTCGTCCTCGCCTTGCATAGCGATGGGAAGATCGAAATCGGGAGAATTGAGAGGAAGAAATGGGAATTGGGGATGGAGAATTAGGGTTTACTGAGAGGGAAGAAGGTGAGCGTacttgtgtgtgtgtgtgtttcaGGAATGTGTGTGAGTTTCTCTCTCGCTTAAAATTTTTACACTCCTCTCTCCTTCCCACCACTCGGACTCCGAAGAGACGGGGAGATCCGATGCCACGTGCGATCCCGATCACTCTCACGTGTTCCTTAACGACGTCGTTTCCTTCTCCATTTTGTCCttttacactttttcattgcaaacaataattacatatcaatttataaaattattatatatacatactcaaTAATcgtcaaaaataacaaatttcacaaaatatttagcaaATATTTGATCAATAATAAACACTTATATGATTCTAATGAACACTGATATGATTCTATCAAAGGTATTAATAGCATACCACTCTAACAAATTAGTAGAAAATATGCTTAGTTTgtagaaattacaaacaaacaaCTAAACATTTACCAAATGAGACGTTGCTTTAAATTCAACTCTTGTTTAgttataaactaaaacaataactCCTATATTTTAAGGTATACATTTTTACACTACACtcgtttgttgtttttgttgataGAGGTTTTATagatcaataaaaataatctaaaattgtAAGAAGTAAAACTTGAACTTTGATTTGTGATTTATAATGGTCTAAAGTATAAATTTAGCTATAAACTAGCTAATGACAATAGTGTTgtcaaactttatatataaagtttaggGAGCTATCTCGAGCCCCTGCGCTTGTACTAGTCACtaacaaatatcaacttgtaCTAGACTCATATAGCATTTatgttagttttttattttaactcacAAATTGTTTGactattcctttttttttctttcgtatCATTGtggtttaaataaatgttatatgatatttacTCTTAAAAtgtctttaaattttgcaaTCATCGTTCTTTTACTTTGTCACGAACCTTTCAAAACtactattaaaataaaa of the Cucumis sativus cultivar 9930 chromosome 3, Cucumber_9930_V3, whole genome shotgun sequence genome contains:
- the LOC101205870 gene encoding COP9 signalosome complex subunit 1, which translates into the protein MQGEDEPSGSATMVEDEIHANGTTSDDHNRNRPIITGEQLDIEAYASLYSGRTKITRLIFIADHCGAETNHTMQLEALRMAYDEIKKGENALLFREVVPKIDGRLGPNYGMDAAWCEMVERRAEQRKDKLENELNAYRTNLIKESIRMGYNDFGDFYYAHGALGDAFKSYVRTRDYCTTSKHIIHMCMSAILVSIEMGQFTHVTSYVSKAEQTPEALDAITSAKLRCAAGLAHLEAKKYKLAARKFLETGPELGNHYNEVIAPQDVATYGGLCALATFDRSELKSKVIDNVNFRNFLELVPVVRELINDFYSSHYASCLDYLGNLKPNLLLDIHLHDHVETLYDQIRHKALIQYTLPFVSVDLHMMANAFKTSVAGLEKELETLITNNQIQARIDSHNKILYARHADQRNATFQRVLQSGSEFDREVRSMLLRANLIKHDYNQRGGSRKI